The DNA segment CCCAGGTACAATGGTGGAAATTTTTTCCCAGTGATAGATAGATCATGTGACTCATTAAGGTGATACCCACTGTGAAAGCCAATGCCAGTGTCGTAAGTAAAACAATAAATAGAATCAATCATTCCCCAATATGGGATGGCAAACAGGATTTGATTCAGACCAGGGAACTCATTTCACATTGAAGATATTGCAGAAAGTTGTTGAGGCCCTGGGAGGTGAAATGGGAAATACACATCCATGGCATCCACAGAGTTCCGGTCGGGTTTGTAGAGAATGAATCAAACTCTTAAAAGAGTCTAGCTAAGCTAATGATTGAAACCCAAATGTCATGGGTAAAATTCCCCCTTTGGCCTTATTAAGAATTAGAACCCAGCCCTAGTCAATCTGGGGGTGTCACctatgaaatgatgtttgggtTGCCCTTCCTGACCTCACCCCAGAAGGTTGCTGCCTATGAGGAAGGGGAAGCCAATGTCAAGAAATAAGTTATGTCTATAGCACAAACCTTAGAAGGGCTAAGACATAAAGGGGCAATTCCTCAAACTAACCACCCTGGATTTCAGAATCCATAATATTAATCCTGGGGATTGGGTGACGATCAAGCCATGGAGAGATGAGGCTCTAACTCCTcagtgggaaggtccctttCAGGTACTGCTCACCACCGAATCGGCCGTGCGAACTGCAGAGCGTGGATGGACTCATTGCAACAGAGTCAAAGGCCCAGTAAAAGAACCCAAAGAGTGGAGTATAGCATCCTAGGTCAGGTTGTAACAAGATTGACTCTCAAGGCAGAGACTGAGAGAcaaccagaaaaacaccaaGATGCTCAAAAAGTGGTAGTCAAGCTTCTACCGACCAGCTGAGCACTCTTCCTGTATTAATGGGTGAGAATTACCAGCATCTATTGAGGGGAAGTACACCAAGGGACTGTAAAAAGTAATGGGACAGCATCCTTAAAGTCAAACAAGGAATAGATGGCAAGACCAGGTTGGCCCCTTTGTTTGCTACCAAGAAGGCCCCATAGCCCTGCTAAGGGTAGCAACCCTGTAGGCATGGTAAGGCAGGGACAAAAGGCCATACCTGACCTCTATAATTCATCAGTTGTCTTTTAATTCAACAGGGACTGGAGGGCAGTAGTGAGTTGGCCTCTGTACTCACCCCCTAAGAAACACCAACTATGGGTAGCAGCCACATAGGCACGGTAGATGGGAGTCAAAGATATACTGGACCTCTGGGATGCCCTTTTTTCCATTCCAAATAACTGTGTCTAAGGAAAACCTGAGATTTTTTCTCCTATTCCCACTGTCCTTGCCATATCAACAGATGCTGGTATGACTCAttcaagaagagagaaaattttttacttaattttttgaATTAAATGACTATAGAAAAGGGGATTTTGTTATAGATGAGTAATTCTAAGTTGATTTTCACAATTAGGGTgactattaaaatatattaagagaagttttgtagATGCATAGTTATCCTTCCCCTCACCCTTGCATTGTTATCAAAGGATGGCCTCAGTAGttggggcatttgggagggttggcttttactatggcagcacctgacctccaatcaaggtTGTAAGAcagtgatctccaccactggacagtgaaAGAAGGAGTTGATTGACAAGACTTTGGGAAGGGCTAGAGGTGTAAAGACGAGCATCCATTTTTCGAGATGAGTACATGGTGACTGAATCCTTTGCTCCTGGTGCtgtattcttttctttattcagtcttctgaTGTATTTTGATAACCCTTTTTTCAAACCATTTAAACTTCTGGAAAGTGAAAATTTTCTCACATGGGGTTGGGAATGTAGTTGGGGAAGCAAGAAAGTCCACTCTGGGTCAGCTCTCAAGGTCCAACTTCACTTACCTGGCCAGACCTCCTTAGGAGAATAATCTGGATCAATATCAATCAAAGAATGCTGCAATCACTCTTGTATGATAAGAACAGCAATAAAAGACCCCCTTTATTATAGGAATACATATTTCttagaagatattttaaatatttccccAAAACTGTTTAAAAGCAAATCTTCCTGATGAACTGCACTAGACCAAGGGAAATCAAGGCACAGCCATGGTTTTGTCAGGAAGTGCTTGACCCTAATGTGCCCTGTGGTGCATTTGGACTGAGCCCTGGAACCTCAGGGCTGAGAGGAGAAtgcacaaacctttccagggtcaaagtcagaagaaaaccccaaagtgtCTCAAACCATGAATGGTCCAACTGAGGTCCATCcccaacacaggctcctcatggactaCTTGAAGGAGAGAATTGAGGCCAGGACTGCACAAAAAACCTCTAAGATACTCAGTGTAGGAGGAAAATCCAGAGTACCTTAGAAAACCTTGTGTATCTCAAGTATTAATGAGGCCCgactgagtgtcagtacaaagccCTCCAAGGGACTCGTTAAAGGGAGATAACTGGGCCATGATTTCACAAACCTCTCACGGAGTCTGcatcaaaagggaaaaagcaaataccttaaaaaaaataaagtaccCCGGaagtattaatgagccccactgagtgttgttactcacaaagcctctccagggactaattacagcagataatttgaggccatgattgcagaaacctctcagagactccaaggcaaaagccaaacccaaagtcctttgacAAATCTGCAGTCCCTACAGGGAGCAttaaggagcccccagggccattgctgagcaaggctcccagggactccttccagcagatccttgaggccactgggatgtgggctaggggggatgctgagggcaggacaaggggctgacagtgcccagcctggctggggctgtgccaggaggccccagtgcctcaggacaaggtgtctcctcacagcccttggtggcacagaccctgctgtgccccagggcaccaagacctggcttctctttgtccccacctgtcatcacttcctacagttctctgctctgcctggggcctggggacactttctcagtcatGTCTCTCAGTGGaacccattaaaagtccaagaaagtttggagttggattctgacttggagttctggagaggtttcttcagctccctctcagggactgatgttcagggcctgagcacaaagccccagaggctcattaaagtccttgtgctgtgtctgtgctgctgagctgggctgggctcctggcacagaggcagctcctggtaaccaagaagagcttcaaaagcacatttctcttgatgagcagctcttctgccagcccagcagggctggggcactgcctgcagccaccccaggcacagcacagaggcacagagagcttcaatcagtcagggctgggaaggtgctgagaagtgcctggggcacaatcactgccagcccttggcacaggaacctctggctgcaggacaatgcagctgcagctcctggagccatctcctaaagctggaacatcccaatgcctacagaccctgtgagtacattctctgattgtctcttgtgcagagcagccagggctgcccagggctgtcgtgcagagcagggtcctgcagcccagggcgctgtgctggggcagggactctgctgcctgccagggacagctctcagccagccctggcagctgctcccagcacagggggacaaggtctgggtgggaggagacagctggtaaggcttggaagtgttctccttttgaggggagggggctgcattgttcaggactgctcccagcatgacacaaaactgcagaacatttccaagtgGATTATACAGGGAGAACagcaaggcaggggctgcaataaaagggaaaatcctgcttttaTATTCTACAGCTCTGGGTTGCCGGGATGGGAAATTGCGCCGAGATATTAATCTCTCAGTTCAGATGAGAaagataaataatatttatctcAGATATTAATAaaccaggcagtgacagaaataCTGTAGGGCCCCTCACAGGCAGCATCAGTGTCTGTTTGCTCTGATGttgccatcagagcctgcagagccagagctgcccctgggcagtgccagagctgggaggggtctgcagggcagagctgagcccccagggctgggctgggctctggcagcactgcagggcccagccctgggcacagggaagcagctgctggcagggacagctccaggcagaagagccctgggcaggcagaggggggAAACATACTCCAGGAtgtgctgggatatttaaaatcctctccaaacccaagtattcactgatttcttttcttacagATCCCATGTCAAAgcacagcaaatgtccaacagcagctccatcaggcacttcctcctgctggcactggcagacacgcggcagctgcagctcctgcacttctgcctcttgctgggcatctccctggctgccctcctgggcaacggcctcatcatcagcgccgtagcctgcggccaccacctgcacacacccatgttcttcttcctgctcaacctggccctcagcgacctgggctccatctgcaccactgtccccaaagccatgcacaattccctctgggacaccagggacatctcctacactggatgtgctgcacagctctttttttttatgttcttcatctcagcagattatttcctcctgaccatcatgtgctacgaccgctacgtgtccatctgcaaacccctgcactacgggaccctcctgggcagcagagcttgtgcccacatggcagcagctgcctgggccagtgcctttctcaatgctctcatgcacacagccaatacattttccctgcccctgtgccatggcaatgccctgggccagttcttctgtgaaatcccacagatcctcaagctctcctgttcacacaccagctccctcagggaatATGGGGTCATTGCAGTAACTACCTGTTTATGTtctggttgttttgtgttcattgttttctcctatgtgcagatcttcagggccgTGCTGAGGATCCCTTCTAAGCAGGGACGGCATAAaaccttttccacctgcctccctcacctggctgtggtctccctgttcctcagcactgcagtgtttgCCCACATGAAGCcctcctccatgtcctccccatccctggatctggccctgtcagttctgtactcggtggtgcctccagccctgaaccccctcatctacagcctgaggaaccaggagctcaaggctgctaTGAGGAGACTGCTGACTGGATGGTTTTGGAAATATTAAAGAGCTGGCCAATTTCTGCCAATCATttgtaataaaagtaatttttgataCTTCTTGTTCAtttggttgtgggttttttcttttatttacttttttaatctTGTCTACAAAGAAAGGTCACTGTTTATGccatttcccattttgtttctctctacCTTCCCTATGGtcacagactgtgtcaatgagaGGCTGGTTTCCTTGTGgctttaaaggaaataaaggatctcccagcaaagttttctgcagagatgcccttttgttgccttctctggagctgcagcagcaatgtctgtgtgcagagctgggggcagatcagtgctggcccagcagctgtgcccagcagcagcagcacttggtgttgccagtgctgctgccgtggccctgccctgcttaccctggtggccctggtgttgctgcagggcctgagtgctctcagggccgggcacagccctgggggtggcagtgccggggctgcagcagggacaggccatgggcactgctggggcagcgctgacgcctcagcccaggccctgggggctccaggctccttgcccaggctctctcaagaacacacccaggccaatgctcagcacagaaaagccccatgagcagccccaggctggccgtgggcaggctgggggcaaacagcatggctggggctctgcaagggccctggggcagatgggaaggagcagcagagcaggggctgatccatccccagtgcactggacagcccagggcagtgtcccagagcgtcctgatggagctgccaacaacatcccccctctgcagccctggcttctcccccagctcacacaggtgccccatccttgcaggcacagacacggcagcactggctcagcagcccctgtttgcattgtacagagcagggggagcacccccatgctgttggtgtggggacatgaacctgagggagcacaaatgccatcagcccctggggccagcaagggctggggaaCAGCAGGGAAGCCACTCAGCTTtatcctggcctctgcagtcagccagaaagtttgttcccatcagctgggagtttcctgtcccactgcagacactgttgctcagagccacggctgcctggcagccactcCAATACAGCACTGAGCACTTCCTTCTCTTTACCTATGCTTTCTTTACTCCTCTAGCTTcatatttcttcctcttgcccACCCcagggggcccagaactggacacagcattcgaggtgctgcccaaccagtgctgatcacaggggaagaatcactgcccagctcctgctggtcacaccgttcctgatccaggccaggagccattggccttcttgcccacctgggcacactgctgcctcatttccaacctgctgtccatcagtccctgcaggtcccatTCTgactggctgctctccagccactctgtccccagcctgtagtgctgcaggggttgaTGTGGCCgaagtgcaggacctggcattTGGACTTGTTTAACCTCACCTTGTTTggtttgggccctggatccagcctgtctaaggctctgtgcagagccctcctaccctccagcagattaAACTCGCACCCAACTTTGTGTCAGCATGGTTTCCCAGAGTGtcccaatggtctccatggttccatgctgcctcccagtgtcacaatgtccctttggttccatAGGACCCCTTGGTGTCACAAAGTCCCTTGGATCTttggccctgcagtgtcacaatggcgCTTGGTCCCCCCAGGCCCTGAAGTGTCACAGtggatccttggttccatgaatcatagaatcacagaatttctaggctggaagagaccttgaagatcatcgagtccaacccatgttctaacacctcaactagatcatggcaccaagtgccacatccagtcttcccttaaacacatcgagggatggtgactccaccacttccctgggtcAATGATTACAGTAttaccactctttctgtgaaaaatttcctccttaattctagcctgtatctctCTTGGCGCaacttgagactgtgtcctcttgttctgtctgttgttgcccggagaaagagaccgacccccagctcaccacagccacccttcaggaagctgaagagggtgataaggtcacctctgagtctccttttctccaggctgaacaaccccatcTCCCTCAGTCGTTATTCATACGGcctgtgctccaagcccctcaccagcctcgttgctctcctttggacacgctcaagcatctcaacatccctcctaaactgaggggcccagaactggatgcaATACTCaagtgtggcctcaccagtgccgagtacaggggaagaatgacctccctaCTCCCactggccacactgttcctgatactggccaggatgctgtgggatctcagcacctcaggactgaggtgccaagtcaccgagaccacccttggagggctcaggagtcctggaatgttgccagaagtgtctggtggctggactttgatcctacacaggagacgacacttgtatgaggataggaggatttcaccggagtgaatggtgaagttaattagagagtgaaacacagggtttaggatttgtgtacaggggggtttagagaagtaagatggaggaattggggcgtgtcctgtccttcttcttcttctcctccatcttctgtggtgatggtggcactttgggattgatcattactaaaagtgcactggttaataagggtaaaatgtattggggaaaaatgataaatattgtatacgtaactttgagtataaagataggtgaccgccccgggggcagggagtgtgctcatggctggctgctgagcagagctctgtcgggccgagagaaaatcttttagataagcaattaataaacaccgagaccgagaaaagatttgaagcctcttctcgtcctttgaagcgCGGGCCGCctcaaggccaccccgggcctttccaggccatccaaacagccgaaaatcggacagatgccattggccttcttggccaccatgGAAgtctgctggctcatgttcagccgactgtcaaccagcaccctcAGGTCCCTTTCCTCCTGAGCACTGTCCAACCCCACCATCCCAAGTCTATAACGTTACAGGGtgttattgtggccaaagtgcaggactcggcacttggacttattgaacTTCATCCCATTAGATTTTGCCCATACATCCAACCGTTCCaaatccctctgcaaagccctccctccctctaaCAGATCAACACACGCTCCCAGCTTAGtttcatctgcaaatttgctaataaAGGACTCTAaaccctcatccatgtcatcaataaaaatattaaacagaactggccccagcacagacccctgagggacaccactggtgactggccaccagctggatgcagcaccattcaccaccactctctgggcccggccatGCAGCCAGTTCCTAACGcagcaaagagtgctcctgtccaagccatgggctgccagcttgtCTAGGAGTATGCtatgggagacagtgtcaaaggccttgctgaaatccaaataaacaacatctgcagccttccctgcatccacGAGGCGGgttacctggtcataaaaggtgaccaggttggtcaaacatgacctacccctcctaaatCCATGCTAgctgggtctgataccctggccatcctgtaaATTCTGAGTGGTGACACTTTATATAAAGTGTGCCATTATTTTGCTAGGTagtgaggtcaggctgactggtctataattaccaggatcctcctttgcaccctttttgtgaatgggtatcacattggccagcttccagtcatccagaacctcaccagtgagccaggactgttggtaagtgatggagagtggctttgcaatctcatttgccagctctctcattaCCCTAGGGTGGATCCCATCTGGACCCATAGATTTATGAACATCCAAGCATTTCAGTAGTTCTATGACTGCCTCTTCTTGGATAATGGGGAATCCATTCTGCTTCGTGACACCATCaaccagcccaggcaggcaggtgtcTTGAGGGCAAGTCATCTTCCCACTAAAATCTGAGGCAAAGTAGGCattaagcacttctgccttctcctcatctgcagATACTAAGTTCCCTCCCTTGtccaataaagaacaaaggctgGTCTTACCCTTCCTTGTAGCATTAATGTATTTgtagaaacattttttattatcctttacagaaATTGCCATTCTGagttcaaactgagctttggcctGCCTAATTTTTTGTCTGCATGCTCTAGCAGCCTTCTTGAACACTTCCTTAGAGACCTGACCCTCTTTCCAACTCTGATACATCCTCTTTTCATTCTTAAGTTCCTCCAAAacctccttgcccagccaggctggacgtTTACCCCATTGACTGATCTtttggcacacagggacagtctgTTCTTATCACATTTCTTGTCACAAtcttctgccacatttccccagcacaggcactcctgtgtgcacacagacacaaagacccagtgccaggcacctgtgagaaattcccctgagggcaggaaatgctccctgtggatcctttggcatctccccagcaggcaaagggttgagcctggaggagtggccCAGGCTCTGTCGTTGTTGGGGATCCCCGAGTtgggagagttcccggctgggagaggccccactcagagggagtcgctggcccaggagaattccaagggctccttttggagtactgtttgcagggccccaagtcaggggcttcagtcccagcaatggctcatcctggctgcccttggcaccaacagctttctttggcagtgtgagaacagggatgttgtgccactgaggCAACAAAAACagctctcagggctgctcctaaAGGAACAAGGAGCTGgttgtgcagcagcagtgcctggagcagacagtgtttgtgatgagctgcagaggagctgagcccaggggctgttggccaaggccgagccccaaggagcatttctcagctggcagggcggcctgagaaggggaggggggaatgcagcatcacagggcccatggaaccaagggaccactgtgacactgtggggtcCTGTGAcaccaaggggccattgtgacactgtgcggcttcatggaatcatggagagcactgtgacattgctgggcctcgtggaaccaagggaccataCTGACACTGTGTGACTCCATGGAGTGTAGGGATCACTGTAACACTGAGAGGCCTCATCAAACCAAGGGACCACTGTGCATCATGGagccatggagaccattgtgacactttggggtGTCATGAgaccaaggggccactgtgacgCTGCGAGACTTCATGGAGTCAAAGGTCCATCAtgacattgcaaggcctcatggaaccatgcAGACACCATTAAGAGACTTcacagcctcatggaaccaaggggccattgtgacactgaggggactcatggaatcatggagaccattgtgacactatgaggCCCcatggaataagcaaagcattgtgacactgtgaggcctcatggaaccagtgagaccattgtgaccctgggggtccccacagaaccaagaggaccattgtgatactgtgggGCCTGGTGAAACCAAGAGACCTTTGTGACACTGtagggctgcatggaaccaaaggtctattgtgacattgcagggcctgATGTcatcattgtgacactgggaaACCAaaagagaccattgtgacactgcagggctgcatggaaccaaggggccatggtgacattgTGGAACTCCATTGAACAAAGggttcattgtgacactgcagggctgcatggaaccaaagctccagggtgacacagaggggccTCCTGTCATCAATGGTCCATTGTTACACTTtggagccaaaggagaccattgtgacaccacaAACTCCCAAggtccaaaggtccattgtgacattcaGGGCTCATGGAACAGAAGAGTCACGTGTCATAGTGGGGCCTGGAGAACtacagagaccattgtgacacttggAGCCTTCTGGAACCTGGGGGCCACTTTGACATTGTGCAACTCCACTGAACCAAGGGTCCATTATGACACTGTCGGACCCCATGGAATCAAGataccattgtgacactatggggCCTCTTAAAACCAAGGGGACACAGAGCATGTCTGACTGGTTTGGCCACACATACACTGCTGACTGGTCCAACTGACCTCGGAATGCTGAGGGTCTCTTCTAATCTGCTaatgaaacactggggctctgtgctttccttcctatggaaaagaactgacCTTCTCCTCCAGGGTCCCATGGCCAGAATTGTTATTTCACCTCCAATTTTCCTTATATCCAGGGATTGTTCCCATAGCAATATTGTCAGTACAAGTCTGGCTGGCAGTGGTTTCACAAGGGTCACATCTCTTCTATCCACAAAACACTGGGGAAGGATCGGTGCTCTCCTTCCTTTGGGAAAGAACTGCCCTGCTTCTCCAGGAACCCATGGCTGAGATTGGgcttccacctccaaaattccctatatTCAAACactgctcccagacaaaatctgccattaCTGACAAGTCTAGCTGGCCTTGGCCCAGtgaggctctcacctgccttccaaacacTGCAGCCctatgctttccttcctatggaaaagaactgtcctccTTCCTCCAGGTGCCTGTTGGGAATCAAGCTaactagagactggaaaagttcAAAGCCGTGGccaattccaagtcctgcacctgtaagatagcgtgtccttgggcctagctgtagtatgataacaaatagtgaaagagacatgagaaaagagagatgtaacccctaatAATAGAGGAAGAGTTAATGGTacagtttaaccaatagattgtttggcttacagaatattcatgagcttattatttgctgtataagtgtttgatgttttcttcaataaactggacctattggacctgtgatgaaccagctggtgtcctggtccccttccttcgacaaaTGGTGACCTTGAACATTGACCTCCTTGTCTcgcactaaaagaaaaagggggaggaTGTGCCACGGTCAAGGAAGTTGGAGTTGGCTCCTGTTTGCAGCCAGGACGGTGCCAGAATTTTGAAGCACCCTCAGGGTTCACATCGGTGACTCGAGGCATACGTGTCTGCCggagcctggaaagctgcaaagaGCACTCACCAATAGGTATGAATAGGCAAGCAGCACATAATTTATTTGCCGTGTATCTAGAATGGCGAGGGGTAAAGGGGATAGATTTGTTATTAGCCTACGGATTCGCTAAAGAAGTTTTCCTTAACCCTCATACGGTCCATGAACTCTCAGAAcggagaaaatttggggatataCTGTGGGAAGCAGTGTTAGAAGATGATAAGACAGCAAAGAAACTGAGCAAGCCGTGGCGGGTAGTGCACAATGCACTGCTTCAGCATGTCTCTGAGCGCAAGACAGCAGCCGCGGCTCGGGGCACCTGCGGAGCTGTGCAGCTCCGAACTCGGCATGGACGCTGAGCCATGGGGAGCAGCCGTGGCGAGCGGCCGCCTGAGATGCTGCGCTGCAGTGGTGGGAGCGGAGGCAGCCGCGGGGGAAGCAGAGCCGCCGCAGGGGGAGCGCCGCGCGCCGCCACAGGTGCAGCGGTGGCTGCGGCGCACGCTGTGATTCAGCCTGCTGGTGAGTTTTGCGAAAGAAAGAGCCCAGCGCGGGGGGGTTCGCCTGCTCCGACACACGCAGTGGGGGACCAGAGCGCTTTTCCAGCGCCAGCGCTTCTCCTTCCGCCCACGTCCAGCAAAAAGCTTCAGTTTTAGACCTAACAGCTGTAATAAATGTGACTCTTgtcaacaaaagaaaa comes from the Zonotrichia leucophrys gambelii isolate GWCS_2022_RI unplaced genomic scaffold, RI_Zleu_2.0 Scaffold_652_28463, whole genome shotgun sequence genome and includes:
- the LOC135441899 gene encoding olfactory receptor 14J1-like; the encoded protein is MSNSSSIRHFLLLALADTRQLQLLHFCLLLGISLAALLGNGLIISAVACGHHLHTPMFFFLLNLALSDLGSICTTVPKAMHNSLWDTRDISYTGCAAQLFFFMFFISADYFLLTIMCYDRYVSICKPLHYGTLLGSRACAHMAAAAWASAFLNALMHTANTFSLPLCHGNALGQFFCEIPQILKLSCSHTSSLREYGVIAVTTCLCSGCFVFIVFSYVQIFRAVLRIPSKQGRHKTFSTCLPHLAVVSLFLSTAVFAHMKPSSMSSPSLDLALSVLYSVVPPALNPLIYSLRNQELKAAMRRLLTGWFWKY